A window of Myxococcales bacterium genomic DNA:
GCCCGACACCGGCATCGTGCACCAGGTCAACCTCGAGTACCTGGCGCGGGCGGTGATGGTGAACGACGCCGGCGTCGCCTACCCCGACACCGTCGTGGGCACCGACTCCCACACCACCATGATCAACGGCCTCGGCGTGCTCGGCTGGGGCGTGGGCGGCATCGAGGCCGAGGCGGCGATGCTCGGCCAGCCGGTCAGCATGCTCATCCCTCACGTCATCGGCGTGCGCCTCACCGGCAAGCTCACCGAGGGCGCCACGGCCACCGATCTCGTGCTCACCGTCACGCAGATGCTGCGCAAGTACGGCGTGGTCGGGAAGTTCGTCGAGTTCTTCGGGCCGGGCCTCGCCGAGCTGCCGCTCGCCGACCGCGCCACCATCGCGAACATGGCGCCCGAGTACGGCGCGACCTGCGGCATCTTCCCCATCGACGAGGAGACCCTGAAGTTCCTGCGGTTCACCGGCCGCAGCGACGAGCAGGTCGCGCTGGTGGAGGCGTACGCGAAGGAGCTCGGCCTCTTCTACACGAAGGACACGCCCGAGGCCCGCTACACCGACGTGCTCCCCTTCGACCTCGCCTCGGTGGAGCCCAGCCTCGCCGGCCCCGCGCGGCCCCAGGACCGCGTCGTCCTCGGCGGCGTGAAGGCGTCGTTCGAAGCGGCGCTTGCAGTCTACAAGGACCGCGCCGCGGCGGCGAAGAAGAAGAGCGTCGTCGCGGCGGCGCCCTCCGAGCCCGCGGACAAAGACGTGGCCCACGGGAGCGTCGTCATCGCCGCCATCACGAGCTGCACGAACACCTCGAACCCGTCGGTGCTCATCGCCGCGGGCCTCGTGGCGAAGAAGGCGGCGGAGCGCGGGCTCACCACGAAGCCGTGGGTCAAGACCAGCCTCGCGCCGGGCTCGCTCGTGGTCACCGAGTACCTCAGGTCGGCGGGCCTGCTCGAGCCGCTGGAGCAGCTCCGCTTCCACGTGACGGGCTACGGCTGCACGACCTGCATCGGCAACTCCGGGCCGCTCCCGGGCTCGGTCTCCCGCGCGATCGACGAGAACGACCTCATGGTGGGCGCCGTCATCAGCGGCAACCGCAACTTCGAGGGCCGCGTCCACGCGGAGGTGCGCGCGAACTACCTCGCGTCGCCCCCGCTCGTCGTCGCGTACGCGCTCGCGGGCTCCGTCACGATCGACCTCACGACCGAGCCGCTCGGCAAGGGCGCAGACGGCGCCGACGTGTTCCTGAAGGACATCTGGCCCACGCAGCGCGAGGTCGCCGACACGCTGGCGCGCTCGCTCGACGCGAAGATGTTCACCGCCGTCTACGCCGACGTCTTCAAGGGCGACGAGGCCTGGCGCTCGCTCGAGGTGCCGGAGGGCGACCTCTACGCGTGGGAGCCGGGCTCCACCTACGTGAAGCACCCACCCTACTTCGAGGGCATGACCCGCACGCCCGCGCCCGTGAGCGACATCACCGGCGCGCGCGCGCTCGCGGTCCTGGGTGACAGCATCACCACCGACCACATCTCGCCGGCGGGATCGATCAAGAAGGACAGCCCCGCGGGCAAGTACCTCATCGAGCACGGCGTCGACCCCAAGGACTTCAACTCGCTCGGCTCACGCCGCGGCAACCACGAGGTCATGGTGCGCGGCACGTTCGCCAACGTGCGCCTGCGCAACCAGCTCGCCCCCGGCACGGAGGGCGGCGTCACGCGCCACCTGCCGAGCGGTGACGGGATGAGCATTTTCGACGCTTCGGTCCGCTACGCCTCCGAGGGCGTGCCGCTCTGCGTGCTCGCCGGCAAGGAGTACGGCTCCGGCTCGTCGCGCGACTGGGCCGCCAAGGGCCCGAAGCTCCTCGGCATTCGCTTCGTCGTGGCGGAGAGCTACGAGCGCATCCACCGGTCGAACCTCATCGGCATGGGCATCCTCCCGCTCCAGTTCCGCGCGGGCGAGAGCGCCGCGTCCCTCGGCCTCACGGGCGAGGAGGTCTTCGCGGTGAAGGGCCTCGCCCCGCTCCTCGCGTCGAACTTCGCGGCAGGCCGCGAGATCGAGGTGGAGGCCACCGCCCCGGACGGCGCCGCGCGGAGCTTCAAGGCGACCGTGCGTATCGATACCGAGGGCGAGATCCAGTACTACCAGCACGGCGGGATCCTCCAGTTCGTGCTGCGGCAGCTCTGCAGCTGAGCCTCCCAAAAGGAAAGGGCGCGGCCACAAGCGCGTTACATCAATAGTCTCGAGTACATGGACGGCCCTCACGGCGCCGTCCGCGTGGAAGCGAAGCAAGGACCATGACCGAATTCCAGTCAGAGATTCTGAAACCGGGTGCGGGCGCAGAGGCGAAGGCCGGGCACACCGTGACGGTGCACTACGTCGGCACGCTCACCGACGGCAAGAAGTTCGACAGCTCGCGCGATCGCAACGAGGGCTTCGTGTTCAAGCTCGGCGCCGGGCAGGTCATCAAGGGGTGGGACCAGGGCGTCGCCGGCATGAAGGTCGGTGAGCTCCGCAAGCTCACGATCCCCTCGAGCATGGCGTACGGCGAGCGCGGGTTCCCACCGGTCATACCGGCGAACGCCACGCTCGTATTCGAGGTCGAGCTGCTCGGCGTCCGCTGAAGCGGGCGCGTTCGGAGGGCCGCAGCGGCGCGCTCACGGCGCCGACGTGCCGAAAACAAGGAGAGGGGCCGGCCGTGCCCCTCTCCTTTCTTTTCTTTGCCTCGGCTCAGCGCGGACGGTTAGCCTCATCCTTCGCATGAACCGCTTCCTCCGCCACGGCCTGCTCCTCGCCCTCCTTCTGCTCCTCCCCGGGGTTACCGGCTGCAAGAAGCTCTTCAAAAAGAAGACGCCGATCGACGCGGGGGTCGCCATCGTGGACGCCCCGGAGAACACCGAGGAGCCGCAGGACAGGGAAGACGAGGCCCTCGGCAACAAGGTGGGCGAGTACATCCGCAACTGCATGAACGCGATCTCCTCGCGCGTGTACCAGTCGCGACGCCGCTACATGTCGTGGGTGCCGAAGACCGGTCCCACCGGGCGCGAGACCCGCGTCTACGGGCTCTACCAGATGAGCGGCGCGGCGAAATGCAACGCGGCGGCCACCAAGGCGAAGGGCATGCTGCCCTCCGAGCCCGGGATCGAGACGGCAGGCCAGCGCTACGCGAAGTCGGTGATGGTGCTCGAGCCCATCATGAACAGCGCGTACACGTACTACGATCAGAAGAACTACCGCGACGACAAGTTCGCCCAGGGCAAGGCGCTCCACGCCCAGCTCACGGCGGCGTTCGACGAGTTCATCAAGGCCGACCACGAGATCCACCAGGCGGTCGGGGCGGTCACGAAGCCGCTCTCGCAGCGGCAGCTCGCGCGCATCGAGCGCGAGGAGGGCAAGAAGTTTCGCTTCCACCGCCGCAACGTGCTCAACATCGCGCGCGACCTCGTGGAGATCGGTGATCCGAACGGCGAGGACGACGAGGTGTCGTACGCCATCTACGACGCCTCGTTCCAGGACCTCGACAAGGCGCTCACCGCGCTGAAAGACTACGGGGTCCTCCGCCGGTCGGACCTCATGAACACCAAAAAGGCGAAGATCGGCGCCACCACGGCGTACGATAACTTCGTGCGCGCCTGCGAGGAATACGTGAGGCGCGCGCGCGACTACGGGCGCTGCCTCCGTGACGCGCCGGCCTTCGCCAAGACCAAGGACGGCAAGGTCGACCTCGACAAGCTGCCGCGCTGCAAGGACAGCGGCCGCCGCGACTTCGGCGACAAATACGACGCGTTCATCGTCACCTCGAACAGCAACTCGTTCCCCTTCTGAGGTCGCCTCGGACGCGTCGACGCTCGTGACCCTGCCCGACCCCCTCGCGTCTCCTGGTCCCCGTCGCTGGCGGCGAGTGGACACATGGCGCGACGCCTGGGAACATGGCCGAGCGCTGTTCGTACGCGCCCTCGGAACGCCGTCATGAGCCCCGCCTCTACGTCAGCTAGGAGCCTCGTGCTTCGCAAAGACAAGGCACCTCGTCCGGTGGGCGGGCGATGACCGCCGCGCTCGACTCCGGCTCGCTCGTCGGGCAGACGATCGGGGGCAAGTTCCTGGTCGACGCCTACGTTGGCGGCGGCGCGATGGGCGAGGTGTACCGGGCCACCCACGTCGATTTGGGGCGAACCGTCGCGCTCAAGGTGATGCGGAGCGATCTCTCCGACGCGACCTTCGCGATGCGGTTTCAGCGCGAAGCCAAGGCCGCGAGCCTGCTCGATCACCCGAACACGGTGCGCGTGCTCGACTTCGGGACGGAGGCGTCGGGCCTCGCGTACATCGCGATGGAGTTCCTCGACGGGATGGACCTGTTCCAGCTCATCAAGGCGGAGCACCCCCTCCCCGACGAGCGGATCGTGTCGCTCCTCGGGCAGGCGCTCTCGGCCATGAAGGCGGCGCATCGGCTCGGGATCATCCACCGCGACATCAAACCCGAGAACATCATGGTCGTGGAGACCCACGACGACGACGGCGCCGAGCTCCGCGAGGTGGTCAAGGTCTGCGATTTTGGCATCGCCAAGATCACCGAGCGCGAGGGCGCGCAGACCGAGCCCGGCCGCGCGCTCACCGGCACGGGCACGCTCATGGGCACGCCGGAGTACATGTCGCCGGAGCAGTCGCGAGGTGAGCCGCTCGACGCGCGCAGCGACCTCTACTCGATGGGCATCGTGCTCTTCCAGATGCTCACCGGCCGCGTCCCCTTCACTGGCGACTCGCCGCTCGGGATCGTCGTCAAGCAGGTCACCGATGCGCCCCCGAAGCCCTCGTCCCTCCGCCCGGAGGTCGACCCGCGCCTCGAGCAGATCTGTCTGCGAGCGCTCGAGAAGCGGCCCGAAGACCGCTTCCAGTCGGCGGCGGAGATGCGCGCCGCGCTGCTCGGCATCGTCGATCCCTCGCAGTCGCTGCCGCTCGTCCGCGCGGCCACCGACTCGTCCCGTGCGCTCTCGTCCGGCGCGCTCCCCGCCGCGTCCGGCGCCCTCCCCGCCGCGCACACCGCCGACTCCGACCTGGGCACACGCGCGACGGTCCACGCGGGCCACGTCGTCCCCCCGACCGAAGCGCCTCTCCCCAAGCGCAGGTCGCGGAGCAGCGCGCTGGTGCTCTTGCTCGTGCTCTTCGGGGGCCTGCTGCTGGGCAGCGCGTTGTTCGTGGTGCCCAAGCTGCTTGGTCAGGGCCCGACGCCTGTCACGGCAGGGTCGACCTCGACGCCCGGTACGGTGTCGGCGCCGCTCACCTCCGTCGCCACGCCGCCGAGCGCGCCCACGACCCCGCACGCGGCCACCGCGCCCACCGGGTCCACCGCGCCCTCGGGGCCCGGGCCGACGACCGGACCGGGGCCGACGACCGGCCCTACGAGGCCGACGCCCAGCCACGTGGCCTCCCTCCCTTCGGCGCCGCCCGCGCCGCCCGCCTCGGCCCCCAGCGGGGCCCCGCGCGCGAGCGCCTCCGCGCCCCCCCCCGAGGTGCCTGAGGCACCCATCAACACCGACCACGCGTTCGTGCGACTCGGGAGCGTGTCGGCGGGCGCGACCGTTCAACCGCTCGTGGTCGCGTTCATGACGCGCGCTCTGCCGAGCCTGTCGGGGTGCTACCGGAACGCGCTGAAGGCGGCGAACAAGGCGACCGGCGGACCGCTCACCGTCGCGCTGTCGATCGACGAGAAGGGCAACATCCTCTACGCCGCGGCGGTGCCGACGCCGGCCACGCGGGCGCTTACCGGACTCCCGGGCTGCTTCCAGGGGGCCCTCGCGAACCGCAACATCGGGCGCGTGGACTCCACCTCGACCGCCGACGTGCAGCTCACGCTCGTGCCTCAATGACTTGCGTCGCGCGTCGTC
This region includes:
- the acnA gene encoding aconitate hydratase AcnA, which produces MAKNSFGAEAALSVGAKSFTVYRLAAVEGAFPAAKTLPYSLKILLENLLRTEDGVNVKKADIEALAAWEPKATPTKEIAFTPGRVLLQDFTGVPAVVDLAAMRDAMKALGGDPKKINPLQPVELVIDHSVQVDHFGSKDAAEKNAAVEFERNQERYRFLKWGQIGFRNFKAVPPDTGIVHQVNLEYLARAVMVNDAGVAYPDTVVGTDSHTTMINGLGVLGWGVGGIEAEAAMLGQPVSMLIPHVIGVRLTGKLTEGATATDLVLTVTQMLRKYGVVGKFVEFFGPGLAELPLADRATIANMAPEYGATCGIFPIDEETLKFLRFTGRSDEQVALVEAYAKELGLFYTKDTPEARYTDVLPFDLASVEPSLAGPARPQDRVVLGGVKASFEAALAVYKDRAAAAKKKSVVAAAPSEPADKDVAHGSVVIAAITSCTNTSNPSVLIAAGLVAKKAAERGLTTKPWVKTSLAPGSLVVTEYLRSAGLLEPLEQLRFHVTGYGCTTCIGNSGPLPGSVSRAIDENDLMVGAVISGNRNFEGRVHAEVRANYLASPPLVVAYALAGSVTIDLTTEPLGKGADGADVFLKDIWPTQREVADTLARSLDAKMFTAVYADVFKGDEAWRSLEVPEGDLYAWEPGSTYVKHPPYFEGMTRTPAPVSDITGARALAVLGDSITTDHISPAGSIKKDSPAGKYLIEHGVDPKDFNSLGSRRGNHEVMVRGTFANVRLRNQLAPGTEGGVTRHLPSGDGMSIFDASVRYASEGVPLCVLAGKEYGSGSSRDWAAKGPKLLGIRFVVAESYERIHRSNLIGMGILPLQFRAGESAASLGLTGEEVFAVKGLAPLLASNFAAGREIEVEATAPDGAARSFKATVRIDTEGEIQYYQHGGILQFVLRQLCS
- a CDS encoding FKBP-type peptidyl-prolyl cis-trans isomerase, which codes for MTEFQSEILKPGAGAEAKAGHTVTVHYVGTLTDGKKFDSSRDRNEGFVFKLGAGQVIKGWDQGVAGMKVGELRKLTIPSSMAYGERGFPPVIPANATLVFEVELLGVR
- a CDS encoding DUF3829 domain-containing protein, which produces MNRFLRHGLLLALLLLLPGVTGCKKLFKKKTPIDAGVAIVDAPENTEEPQDREDEALGNKVGEYIRNCMNAISSRVYQSRRRYMSWVPKTGPTGRETRVYGLYQMSGAAKCNAAATKAKGMLPSEPGIETAGQRYAKSVMVLEPIMNSAYTYYDQKNYRDDKFAQGKALHAQLTAAFDEFIKADHEIHQAVGAVTKPLSQRQLARIEREEGKKFRFHRRNVLNIARDLVEIGDPNGEDDEVSYAIYDASFQDLDKALTALKDYGVLRRSDLMNTKKAKIGATTAYDNFVRACEEYVRRARDYGRCLRDAPAFAKTKDGKVDLDKLPRCKDSGRRDFGDKYDAFIVTSNSNSFPF
- a CDS encoding serine/threonine protein kinase, with product MTAALDSGSLVGQTIGGKFLVDAYVGGGAMGEVYRATHVDLGRTVALKVMRSDLSDATFAMRFQREAKAASLLDHPNTVRVLDFGTEASGLAYIAMEFLDGMDLFQLIKAEHPLPDERIVSLLGQALSAMKAAHRLGIIHRDIKPENIMVVETHDDDGAELREVVKVCDFGIAKITEREGAQTEPGRALTGTGTLMGTPEYMSPEQSRGEPLDARSDLYSMGIVLFQMLTGRVPFTGDSPLGIVVKQVTDAPPKPSSLRPEVDPRLEQICLRALEKRPEDRFQSAAEMRAALLGIVDPSQSLPLVRAATDSSRALSSGALPAASGALPAAHTADSDLGTRATVHAGHVVPPTEAPLPKRRSRSSALVLLLVLFGGLLLGSALFVVPKLLGQGPTPVTAGSTSTPGTVSAPLTSVATPPSAPTTPHAATAPTGSTAPSGPGPTTGPGPTTGPTRPTPSHVASLPSAPPAPPASAPSGAPRASASAPPPEVPEAPINTDHAFVRLGSVSAGATVQPLVVAFMTRALPSLSGCYRNALKAANKATGGPLTVALSIDEKGNILYAAAVPTPATRALTGLPGCFQGALANRNIGRVDSTSTADVQLTLVPQ